In a genomic window of Candidatus Margulisiibacteriota bacterium:
- the ispE gene encoding 4-(cytidine 5'-diphospho)-2-C-methyl-D-erythritol kinase → MTLRVKSAAKINLVLNVLGQRRDGYHELRTVLQSVSLYDTLEFARADSLEVDLPSGITDRPEQNLVYRAAEIFLQKYAPARGVKITMVKKIPLAAGLAGGSTDCAGALLGLNKFLALDLPLAELAAIATQLGSDIAYCLHGGAYLATGRGETLQKIPELPRLHGLILKPPFALPTAEVYKAYRPSGDKIFADDAYLRGKISPENIPTYNALWLAAAALRPELPAYRQTLAKTNPVACGMSGSGAALFAFYSDKVARETAAKDLLGRYEIYPIETINSAQIISEN, encoded by the coding sequence ATGACTTTGCGGGTTAAGAGCGCCGCCAAAATAAATCTGGTCTTGAATGTGCTCGGTCAACGCCGCGACGGTTATCATGAATTGCGGACGGTGCTACAGTCGGTTTCGCTGTATGATACGCTGGAGTTCGCGCGGGCGGACAGCCTGGAAGTAGACCTGCCGTCTGGCATCACGGATAGACCGGAGCAAAATTTGGTTTATCGCGCGGCGGAAATTTTTTTACAAAAATACGCGCCGGCGCGGGGCGTCAAAATTACTATGGTCAAAAAAATTCCGCTGGCGGCCGGTCTGGCCGGCGGTTCGACGGATTGCGCCGGCGCTTTGCTCGGCTTGAACAAATTTCTGGCGCTCGATTTACCGCTGGCAGAACTGGCGGCAATCGCTACTCAGCTTGGTTCGGATATTGCCTATTGTCTGCACGGCGGCGCGTATCTTGCCACAGGCCGCGGAGAAACGCTGCAAAAGATCCCTGAATTGCCGCGCCTGCACGGCTTGATCTTAAAGCCGCCGTTCGCGCTTCCCACCGCCGAAGTGTACAAAGCTTACCGTCCCTCTGGGGACAAAATTTTTGCTGACGACGCTTACCTGCGGGGCAAAATTTCACCGGAAAATATTCCAACATATAACGCGCTTTGGCTGGCGGCGGCCGCGCTGCGGCCAGAATTGCCGGCCTACAGGCAGACGCTTGCAAAAACAAACCCTGTCGCCTGCGGTATGTCGGGATCTGGCGCGGCGCTTTTTGCCTTTTATAGCGATAAAGTTGCCCGCGAGACGGCGGCTAAGGATCTTTTGGGACGCTATGAAATTTATCCGATAGAAACAATAAATTCCGCGCAAATAATCAGCGAAAATTAG
- a CDS encoding peptidylprolyl isomerase, whose product MKKFMLIVFLCGGLFAADKVLAAIGAAHSITEVDVKAYADTLPAQYAQFYSTAEGQREILDRLIENKLLAIEAKARGYEKNPEVLKTLENIKEGVMTNQYVRDSVADVSVSDADVSKYYNDNKTRFVQPEAVRASHILVDTEDEVKAVQTELGKGRNFADVAREFSTDPGSASQGGDLGFFTKGQMVEPFEQAAFVLKKDETTKSAVRTQFGWHIIKVTDRRAETQRPLAEIKQDIQATLLQQKQTEKIQSLVETAKKKYPINIK is encoded by the coding sequence ATGAAAAAATTTATGCTGATAGTTTTTCTTTGCGGCGGTTTGTTTGCCGCGGACAAAGTTTTGGCGGCGATCGGCGCGGCGCACAGTATTACCGAGGTTGACGTCAAGGCTTATGCGGATACATTGCCGGCGCAGTACGCGCAGTTTTATTCCACGGCGGAAGGCCAGCGTGAAATACTCGACCGCTTGATCGAAAACAAACTGCTGGCGATCGAAGCTAAAGCGCGGGGCTATGAAAAAAACCCCGAGGTGCTGAAAACTTTGGAGAATATCAAAGAAGGCGTTATGACCAATCAGTATGTCCGCGATTCAGTGGCCGATGTCTCGGTGAGCGACGCGGATGTTTCCAAATACTACAATGACAACAAGACAAGATTTGTGCAGCCGGAAGCGGTGCGCGCCAGCCATATTTTGGTCGACACAGAAGACGAAGTAAAGGCTGTGCAGACCGAACTGGGCAAAGGCCGCAATTTTGCTGACGTGGCCAGAGAATTTTCCACTGACCCGGGCAGCGCCAGTCAGGGTGGTGACCTGGGTTTTTTCACCAAAGGCCAGATGGTCGAGCCGTTTGAGCAGGCCGCGTTCGTTTTGAAAAAAGACGAGACCACGAAGTCTGCTGTGCGAACGCAGTTCGGCTGGCACATTATAAAAGTGACTGACCGCCGCGCTGAAACCCAGCGCCCGCTGGCTGAGATCAAGCAGGATATTCAAGCGACGCTGTTGCAGCAAAAGCAGACGGAAAAAATCCAGTCGCTGGTCGAGACCGCCAAGAAAAAATATCCGATCAATATTAAATAA
- the tadA gene encoding Flp pilus assembly complex ATPase component TadA, producing the protein MNPVKEINDLLDHCLAGNISDIHIESFQEYFQARCREDGLLAVWRRYPAAERGQFFSRLKIMAGIDTNKFGVQDGRFTYKDRNVRLSVLPVFWGEKIVLRLLGQSLQLDINSLGLPSAILPSLQNNVRRTAGLILVTGPTGSGKTTTLYSLLKLLDCAQKNIITIEDPIEYQLEGINQVQINQARSLDFAGVLRAVLRQDPDIIFIGEIRDEVTAQIAVRAALTGHLVFATLHTRGTLETFTRLLDLGIAKYLLDAVLVCILSQRLYRKLCPAAPGGFKGRSGLFEYRSFSDNLAYSFAEASEEILKNGLTTAKELLFN; encoded by the coding sequence ATGAATCCGGTCAAAGAAATTAACGATCTGCTCGATCATTGTCTGGCGGGGAATATTTCGGACATTCACATCGAATCTTTTCAGGAATATTTTCAGGCGCGCTGCCGCGAGGACGGACTGCTGGCGGTTTGGCGGCGGTATCCAGCGGCCGAGCGTGGACAATTTTTCTCGCGGCTCAAAATAATGGCCGGCATCGACACCAATAAATTCGGCGTGCAGGACGGCCGCTTTACCTATAAAGACCGCAATGTGCGCCTGTCCGTCCTGCCGGTGTTTTGGGGCGAGAAAATCGTTCTGCGCCTGCTGGGACAATCTTTGCAGCTGGACATCAATTCGCTCGGCCTGCCGTCAGCTATACTGCCGTCGCTGCAAAACAATGTCCGCCGAACAGCCGGCCTTATTTTGGTCACCGGGCCTACCGGCTCCGGCAAAACGACCACGCTTTATTCTCTGCTCAAATTACTGGACTGCGCGCAGAAAAATATTATTACTATTGAAGACCCCATAGAGTACCAGCTGGAGGGCATCAATCAGGTGCAGATCAATCAAGCCCGCAGTCTGGATTTTGCCGGAGTATTGCGCGCTGTTTTGCGGCAGGACCCGGATATTATTTTCATCGGAGAGATCCGCGATGAAGTAACCGCGCAAATAGCGGTGCGCGCCGCCCTGACCGGGCATTTGGTCTTTGCCACGCTGCACACCCGCGGCACGCTGGAAACTTTTACACGGCTGCTCGATCTGGGCATTGCCAAATACCTGCTCGACGCGGTGCTGGTTTGTATTCTTTCCCAGCGGCTTTACCGCAAACTTTGTCCGGCAGCTCCGGGCGGTTTTAAAGGCCGTTCCGGTCTATTTGAATACCGCTCTTTTTCCGATAATCTCGCCTATTCTTTCGCCGAAGCCAGTGAAGAGATACTAAAAAATGGCCTAACTACGGCAAAAGAATTGTTGTTTAATTGA